Proteins encoded within one genomic window of Nonomuraea gerenzanensis:
- a CDS encoding GNAT family N-acetyltransferase encodes MIDIGRLLPSDRSAWESLFRAYIDFYERVEPDEMYERAWQEFQADTRLHALGARLDGQLVGITHFLTHGSTSAPDADVCYLQDLFTASEVRGKGVGRALIAAVCDWARERGCSRVYWNTHESNNTARHLYDKVAENRGFIRYQVELP; translated from the coding sequence ATGATCGATATCGGCAGGCTCCTCCCCTCCGACCGGAGCGCATGGGAGAGCTTGTTCCGCGCGTACATCGACTTCTACGAGCGCGTCGAACCGGACGAGATGTACGAACGGGCATGGCAGGAATTCCAAGCGGACACCCGTTTGCACGCCCTGGGCGCCAGATTGGACGGCCAACTGGTCGGCATCACCCACTTCCTCACCCACGGGAGCACCTCCGCGCCCGACGCCGATGTCTGCTACCTGCAAGATCTGTTCACCGCTTCGGAGGTGCGGGGCAAGGGCGTGGGGCGCGCGTTGATCGCGGCTGTCTGCGACTGGGCGCGGGAGCGCGGCTGCTCGCGTGTGTACTGGAACACCCACGAGTCGAACAACACGGCACGACACCTGTACGACAAAGTCGCGGAGAACCGCGGCTTCATCCGGTATCAGGTCGAATTGCCCTGA
- the dapA gene encoding 4-hydroxy-tetrahydrodipicolinate synthase: protein MASPTGTTDAPFGRMLTAMVTPFTSDGEVDYVAVRRLATYLVDEQRNDGLIVNGTTGESPTTSDEEKQRIVSAVLDAVGDRATVVAGAGTNDTRHSVELAKQAARAGAHGLLVVTPYYNKPPQEGLYQHFTAVADATDLPVMLYDIPGRSGVPIKTETLLRLAQHERIVAVKDAKGDLFAANQVMTATDLAFYSGDDLLNLAWLSLGAAGFVSVVGHVVGAELARMIHLHKNGDVAQALAVHTQVAPVVDGIMLRAGGAIMAKAALSMVGVPVGPVRLPLVDATEKQIAELRACLVAGGVKLTDA from the coding sequence ATGGCATCGCCAACTGGAACCACCGACGCGCCCTTCGGCCGTATGCTGACCGCGATGGTCACGCCGTTCACCTCCGACGGCGAGGTCGATTATGTGGCTGTGCGACGTCTTGCCACCTATCTGGTGGACGAGCAGCGCAATGACGGACTGATTGTCAACGGAACGACCGGAGAGTCGCCCACCACCTCTGACGAGGAGAAGCAGCGCATTGTCAGCGCCGTCCTCGATGCGGTCGGCGATCGCGCGACCGTGGTGGCCGGAGCAGGCACCAACGACACCCGTCACAGCGTGGAACTCGCGAAGCAGGCGGCTCGTGCCGGTGCGCACGGCCTGCTCGTGGTGACGCCTTACTACAACAAGCCTCCGCAGGAAGGGCTGTACCAGCATTTCACCGCCGTTGCCGACGCAACCGACCTGCCGGTGATGCTGTACGACATTCCCGGACGTAGCGGCGTACCGATCAAGACCGAGACCTTGCTCCGCCTGGCGCAGCACGAGCGCATCGTGGCCGTGAAGGACGCCAAGGGTGACCTGTTCGCCGCCAACCAGGTGATGACCGCGACCGATCTCGCCTTCTACTCCGGCGACGACCTGCTCAACCTGGCGTGGCTCTCGCTCGGCGCGGCCGGGTTCGTCAGCGTTGTCGGGCATGTGGTCGGTGCCGAGCTGGCACGCATGATCCACCTGCACAAGAACGGCGACGTCGCCCAGGCCCTGGCCGTGCACACACAGGTGGCCCCCGTGGTGGACGGGATCATGCTCCGCGCGGGCGGCGCGATCATGGCGAAGGCGGCGCTGAGCATGGTGGGGGTGCCGGTGGGTCCGGTACGGCTGCCGCTCGTGGACGCCACAGAGAAGCAAATCGCCGAGCTGCGTGCTTGCCTGGTAGCCGGCGGGGTGAAGTTGACAGACGCATAG
- a CDS encoding ribonuclease J — protein sequence MSHPHPELGPPPTLPEGGLRIVALGGLGEIGRNMAVFEYDGRLLVVDCGVLFPEPDQPGVDLILPDFEYIRDRLDDVEAVVLTHAHEDHIGAVPYLLRERRNIPLIGSRLTLALIEAKLTEHRIQPTKVEVVEGERHTFGPFDCEFLAVNHSIPDALAVAIRTPAGIVLHTGDFRMDQLPSDGRLTDLGGFARLGTEGVDLLMSDSTNAEVPGFVTSEREIGPVIDDVIRTSEQRVIVASFASHVHRIQQVMDAAAKHGRKVALVGRSMVRNMGVARDLGYLKVPPDLMVDSRDIEEWPPQDVVLICTGSQGEPMAALSRMANRDHPIRIAEGDTVLLASSLVPGNETAVNKVINGLTRWGARVVHKGNAKVHVSGHAAAGELLYVLNLTRPSNFMPVHGEWRHLRAHAKLAALTGVPEDHIVIAEDGVVVDLVDGRARIVGAVHAGYVYVDGSSVGEITDTSLKDRRILGDEGFISVVVVVDSSTGKLTAGPEIHARGSGIDPAQFDEFIPQIQRALEEKAADGVVDMQEIRRVVRRTVGRWVSDTYRRRPMIIPVVLEV from the coding sequence ATGAGCCATCCGCATCCTGAGCTTGGCCCCCCGCCGACGCTGCCTGAAGGCGGCCTGCGCATAGTCGCACTGGGCGGGTTGGGGGAAATCGGCAGGAACATGGCCGTCTTCGAATATGACGGTCGCCTGCTGGTCGTCGACTGCGGGGTACTGTTCCCCGAGCCGGACCAGCCGGGTGTCGATCTCATCCTGCCTGACTTCGAATACATTCGGGACCGGCTCGACGACGTCGAAGCCGTGGTGCTGACGCACGCCCACGAAGACCACATCGGGGCGGTGCCCTACCTTCTGCGCGAGCGGCGCAATATCCCGCTCATCGGCTCCAGGCTCACGCTTGCCCTGATCGAGGCCAAGCTCACCGAGCACAGGATCCAACCGACCAAGGTCGAGGTCGTGGAGGGCGAACGGCACACGTTCGGGCCGTTCGACTGCGAGTTCCTCGCGGTCAACCACTCCATCCCGGACGCCTTGGCGGTCGCCATCCGGACGCCGGCGGGCATCGTCCTGCACACCGGTGACTTCCGCATGGACCAGCTGCCGAGCGACGGCCGCCTCACCGACCTCGGCGGCTTCGCCAGGCTCGGCACCGAGGGCGTCGACCTGCTGATGTCCGACTCCACCAACGCCGAGGTGCCGGGATTCGTCACCAGCGAGCGGGAGATCGGGCCGGTCATCGACGACGTGATCCGTACCTCCGAGCAGCGTGTCATCGTGGCGAGCTTCGCCTCCCACGTGCACCGCATCCAGCAGGTCATGGACGCCGCGGCCAAGCACGGCCGCAAGGTGGCCCTCGTCGGCCGCTCCATGGTGCGGAACATGGGCGTGGCCCGAGATCTCGGCTACCTCAAGGTGCCGCCGGACCTGATGGTCGACTCGCGCGACATCGAGGAGTGGCCGCCGCAGGACGTGGTGCTGATCTGCACCGGCTCCCAGGGCGAGCCGATGGCGGCGCTGTCGAGGATGGCCAACCGCGACCATCCGATCCGCATCGCCGAGGGCGACACCGTGCTGCTGGCATCGTCGCTGGTGCCGGGCAACGAAACCGCGGTCAACAAGGTCATCAACGGCCTGACCCGGTGGGGCGCCAGGGTGGTGCACAAGGGCAACGCCAAGGTGCACGTCTCGGGGCACGCGGCCGCGGGTGAGCTCCTGTACGTGCTCAACCTGACGCGTCCCTCGAACTTCATGCCCGTGCACGGCGAATGGCGGCACCTTCGGGCCCACGCCAAGCTGGCCGCCCTCACCGGCGTGCCCGAGGACCACATAGTCATCGCCGAGGACGGCGTGGTGGTGGACCTGGTCGACGGTCGCGCTCGGATCGTCGGTGCGGTTCACGCCGGCTATGTCTACGTCGACGGCTCGTCGGTGGGCGAGATCACCGACACCTCTCTCAAGGACCGCAGGATCCTTGGGGATGAGGGGTTCATCTCCGTGGTCGTCGTGGTCGACTCGAGCACGGGCAAGCTCACCGCCGGACCGGAGATTCACGCCCGCGGATCCGGCATCGATCCTGCCCAGTTCGACGAGTTCATCCCGCAGATCCAGCGTGCCCTCGAGGAGAAGGCCGCGGACGGTGTGGTGGACATGCAGGAGATCCGCCGGGTCGTACGTCGCACGGTGGGGCGCTGGGTGAGTGACACCTACCGCCGCCGGCCGATGATCATCCCGGTGGTGCTCGAGGTCTGA
- a CDS encoding ABC transporter permease subunit: MTVLASEWLKIRSVRSTYLVLGLSLGTVFLGLALAAAAAGMYDTASPEQQARARIADLEEVFTIIPQLCMGILGALAITTEYSTGLIRTSLALVPRRWPVLAAKAMVIGGLGLLVGVVAVFGTYLVARGVLGDRFSGAYNTAFSDRLPLLIALSLTVPVFALLGVGLGAIVRSAAATTAIIVGLVYVVPMIIGRIPEPWSERLGSLMIGALPREITGDTITTSVYGSLLSPPAAAAVMIAYASVPMCVAMWLLRRRDA; the protein is encoded by the coding sequence TTGACCGTCCTCGCCTCCGAGTGGCTGAAGATCCGTTCGGTCCGCTCAACCTACCTGGTCCTCGGGCTCAGTCTCGGCACCGTCTTCCTGGGCCTCGCCCTCGCTGCGGCAGCAGCCGGCATGTATGACACCGCTTCGCCCGAGCAGCAGGCACGAGCCAGGATCGCGGACCTGGAAGAAGTGTTCACGATCATCCCTCAGCTCTGCATGGGCATCCTGGGCGCTCTGGCCATCACAACCGAGTACTCGACGGGTCTGATCAGAACGAGCCTGGCCCTCGTCCCCCGGCGCTGGCCCGTCCTCGCCGCCAAAGCCATGGTCATCGGTGGCCTAGGCCTGCTCGTCGGTGTGGTGGCGGTCTTCGGCACCTATCTCGTGGCCCGTGGTGTGCTCGGTGATCGCTTCTCCGGGGCCTACAACACCGCCTTCAGCGACCGGTTGCCACTGCTGATCGCGCTCAGTCTCACCGTGCCGGTGTTCGCGCTGCTCGGCGTCGGACTCGGCGCGATCGTACGCTCTGCGGCGGCCACGACGGCCATCATCGTCGGCCTCGTCTACGTGGTTCCCATGATCATCGGCAGGATCCCCGAGCCGTGGAGCGAACGCCTGGGTTCGCTCATGATCGGCGCCCTCCCTAGGGAGATCACCGGCGACACCATCACCACCTCGGTGTACGGCTCGCTCCTGTCACCGCCGGCGGCGGCCGCAGTCATGATCGCGTACGCGAGCGTTCCGATGTGCGTCGCCATGTGGCTACTACGCCGAAGGGACGCCTGA
- a CDS encoding ABC transporter permease translates to MKAVLSSEWLKLRSVTSTYHSIGAATLTVLLGIAWTLYVTALADERGTLRAAAPEQGFLPLVQLSLAVLGVLTITSEYATGMVRTTLITVPKRSTLFLAKAGIVGATTLVAANAILLLTYATSRLIAEGRHLGFNETPFTEGLPTLLASGLSATALALVGLGVGAAVRSTAGAIMSVVTLLFVLPGVANYLPAPWNTRVATFLFPNLVPQMADQRLSSRLGDGFLPPWAALGVLLTYPLVALAVGYYELKRRDA, encoded by the coding sequence ATGAAGGCGGTCCTGTCCTCCGAATGGCTGAAGCTCCGCTCAGTGACCTCGACCTACCACTCGATCGGTGCAGCGACACTGACGGTGCTCCTGGGCATCGCGTGGACGCTCTATGTGACGGCCCTCGCCGACGAGCGCGGCACGCTTCGCGCAGCCGCCCCCGAGCAGGGCTTCCTGCCCCTCGTCCAGCTGAGTCTGGCGGTGCTCGGAGTGCTGACGATCACTTCCGAGTACGCCACCGGCATGGTCCGCACTACCCTGATCACCGTCCCGAAGCGCAGCACCTTATTCCTGGCCAAGGCAGGCATTGTCGGCGCGACCACCTTGGTCGCCGCCAACGCGATCCTCCTACTCACGTATGCAACGAGCCGGTTGATCGCCGAGGGCCGCCACCTGGGCTTCAACGAGACTCCGTTCACCGAGGGCCTGCCGACGCTGCTCGCCTCGGGCCTGTCAGCGACCGCACTGGCACTGGTGGGCCTCGGCGTCGGAGCCGCCGTCCGCTCCACAGCCGGCGCCATCATGTCGGTCGTCACCTTGCTGTTCGTACTCCCCGGCGTGGCCAACTACCTGCCCGCGCCGTGGAACACGCGCGTCGCCACGTTCCTCTTTCCGAACCTCGTCCCGCAGATGGCAGACCAGCGGCTCTCCTCCCGCCTGGGCGACGGTTTCCTGCCGCCCTGGGCCGCGCTGGGCGTGCTCCTCACCTACCCGCTCGTCGCCCTCGCCGTCGGCTACTACGAGCTCAAGCGGAGAGACGCATGA